A portion of the Burkholderia pseudomultivorans genome contains these proteins:
- a CDS encoding FUSC family protein, translated as MTYPSLRDWLFSVKTFAASMLALYLGLYFQLPRPYWAMASVYIVSNPFVGATRSKALYRALGTALGAAAAVFFVPPFVEAPILFSIIVATWCGTLLYLAISDRTARSYVFMLAGYTMPMIALPTVTDPGSVFDVAIARTEEIVLGIVCASVVGSTIFPNRLAPTLIERTDAWFKDAAFYGRETLSGHIAGKALTACRQRLASTITGLEFLLSQLSYDHAHPRVLARAQALAGRMQLFLPLMSSLADPLIALMRDLQVRPPELDALLADAAKWFDAPLPAVKAGTDGDMADDPVADRLRAGIAALQPADDALASWEGALLSNALWRLHQVIDIWQDCRSLRALIGNESGVWQPRYRHWRLGGTERFFDRGMMLFSTLTVVGAIVFACWLWISSGWHDGAGAVTLVAVACSFFAALDEPAPLVFKFFLSTAASVVFAGLYLFVALPHVHDFPMLVLMFAGPFILIGTLLPRPQFNMVTMLVAVNTATFISIQGAYDADFFVFLNSNLAGIAGLLFAYLWTRATRPFGAELAVRRLLRSGWEDVARSASTQPLEDQRNHASRMLDRVTQLLPRLGASDDHRHPSIESFRDLRIALNALDLRRSRRKLSGDVPDAIDRVLAGVTDHYTRCAASNARQPAPPALLESIDDALRRVANRNLPAAPATAADATPAAPTPVAMHRWLRDSLHALVGLRLSLYPASAARAPQAPDGAQA; from the coding sequence ATGACCTACCCGAGCCTTCGCGACTGGCTGTTCTCGGTCAAGACCTTCGCCGCGTCGATGCTGGCGCTGTACCTCGGCCTGTATTTCCAGCTGCCGCGTCCGTACTGGGCGATGGCGAGCGTCTACATCGTGTCGAACCCGTTCGTCGGCGCGACCCGCTCGAAGGCGCTGTATCGCGCGCTCGGCACCGCGCTCGGCGCGGCCGCGGCGGTGTTCTTCGTGCCGCCGTTCGTCGAGGCGCCGATCCTGTTCAGCATCATCGTCGCGACCTGGTGCGGCACGCTGCTGTACCTCGCGATCTCCGACCGCACCGCGCGCAGCTACGTGTTCATGCTGGCCGGCTACACGATGCCGATGATCGCGCTGCCGACCGTCACCGATCCGGGCTCCGTGTTCGACGTCGCGATCGCGCGCACCGAGGAGATCGTGCTCGGCATCGTCTGCGCAAGCGTGGTCGGCAGCACGATCTTTCCGAACCGGCTCGCGCCGACGCTGATCGAGCGCACCGACGCCTGGTTCAAGGACGCCGCGTTCTACGGCCGCGAGACGCTGTCCGGGCACATTGCCGGCAAGGCATTGACCGCCTGCCGGCAACGGCTCGCGTCGACGATCACCGGCCTCGAATTCCTGCTGAGCCAGCTGAGCTACGACCACGCGCATCCGCGCGTGCTCGCGCGCGCACAGGCGCTCGCGGGCCGGATGCAGCTGTTCCTGCCGCTGATGTCGTCGCTGGCCGATCCGTTGATCGCGCTGATGCGCGACCTGCAGGTGCGCCCGCCCGAGCTCGATGCGCTGCTCGCCGACGCCGCGAAATGGTTCGACGCGCCGCTGCCCGCGGTGAAGGCCGGCACCGACGGCGACATGGCCGACGACCCGGTCGCGGACCGCCTGCGCGCAGGCATCGCCGCATTGCAGCCCGCCGACGACGCGCTCGCGAGCTGGGAAGGCGCGCTGCTGTCGAACGCGCTGTGGCGACTGCACCAGGTCATCGACATCTGGCAGGACTGCCGCTCACTGCGCGCGCTGATCGGCAACGAATCGGGCGTCTGGCAGCCGCGCTACCGGCACTGGCGGCTCGGCGGCACCGAGCGCTTCTTCGACCGCGGGATGATGCTGTTCTCGACGCTGACCGTGGTCGGCGCGATCGTATTCGCGTGCTGGCTATGGATCAGCTCGGGCTGGCACGACGGCGCCGGCGCCGTCACGCTCGTGGCCGTCGCGTGCAGCTTCTTCGCCGCGCTCGACGAGCCCGCGCCGCTGGTGTTCAAGTTCTTCCTGTCGACGGCCGCCAGCGTCGTGTTCGCGGGCCTGTACCTGTTCGTCGCACTGCCGCACGTGCACGATTTCCCGATGCTCGTGCTGATGTTCGCGGGCCCGTTCATCCTGATCGGCACGCTGCTGCCGCGCCCGCAGTTCAACATGGTGACGATGCTCGTCGCCGTGAACACCGCGACCTTCATCAGCATCCAGGGCGCCTACGACGCCGACTTCTTCGTGTTCCTGAACAGCAACCTCGCCGGCATCGCCGGGCTGCTGTTCGCGTATCTGTGGACCCGCGCGACGCGTCCGTTCGGCGCCGAACTCGCCGTCCGGCGCCTGTTGCGCTCGGGCTGGGAGGACGTCGCGCGCTCCGCGTCGACGCAGCCGCTCGAGGACCAGCGCAATCACGCGTCGCGCATGCTCGACCGCGTCACGCAACTGCTGCCGCGCCTCGGCGCATCCGACGACCACCGCCACCCGTCGATCGAGAGCTTCCGCGACCTGCGCATCGCGCTGAACGCGCTCGACCTGCGCCGCTCGCGCCGCAAGCTGTCGGGCGACGTGCCCGACGCGATCGACCGCGTGCTGGCCGGCGTCACCGATCACTACACGCGCTGCGCCGCCTCGAACGCGCGCCAGCCCGCGCCGCCGGCGCTGCTCGAATCGATCGACGACGCGTTGCGCCGCGTGGCCAACCGCAATCTGCCGGCTGCGCCGGCGACGGCGGCCGACGCCACCCCCGCCGCGCCGACGCCCGTCGCAATGCATCGCTGGCTGCGCGATTCGCTGCACGCGCTGGTCGGCCTGCGCCTGTCGCTGTATCCGGCCTCCGCCGCGCGGGCGCCGCAGGCACCGGACGGAGCGCAGGCATGA
- a CDS encoding DUF1656 domain-containing protein codes for MIGEIDILGVFVPAPLVLMLIAYLINVVVRAALERVGFYRLVWHRSIFDLGIYVFVFAAVVIVSHRFVAT; via the coding sequence ATGATCGGCGAAATCGACATCCTCGGCGTCTTCGTGCCGGCCCCGCTCGTGCTGATGCTGATCGCCTATCTGATCAACGTCGTCGTGCGCGCCGCGCTCGAACGCGTCGGCTTCTATCGCCTCGTCTGGCATCGTTCGATCTTCGATCTCGGCATCTACGTGTTCGTCTTTGCCGCGGTCGTGATCGTGTCCCACCGTTTCGTGGCTACCTAA
- a CDS encoding HlyD family secretion protein — protein MKKTWLSAGQILLTLIVVVVAALVLWRIINYYMFSPWTRDGHVRADVIQVAPDVSGLITSVEVADNQAVKRGQVLFVIDQARYALAERLAEATLAQRRATLAQAKREYARNLQLGNLVASEQVEESRTRVEQGEAAVADAQVSLDTAKLNLQRTTIVSPVDGYLNDRAPRVGEYVPAGRAVLSVVDRNSFRVDGYFEETKLRGIHIGQPVDIIVMGEPHALRGHVQSIVAAIEDRDRTQGSNLLPNVNPAFSWVRLAQRVPVRVMLDEVPDDFRMIAGRTATVAMRAPDKRRNDGAKPAAGASTASGTAASAAGASQ, from the coding sequence GTGAAAAAAACCTGGCTCTCGGCAGGGCAGATCCTGCTTACCCTGATCGTCGTCGTCGTGGCCGCCCTCGTGCTGTGGCGGATCATCAACTACTACATGTTCTCGCCGTGGACGCGCGACGGGCACGTGCGCGCCGACGTGATCCAGGTCGCGCCCGACGTGTCGGGCCTGATCACCTCGGTCGAGGTCGCCGACAACCAGGCGGTCAAGCGCGGGCAGGTGCTGTTCGTGATCGACCAGGCGCGCTACGCGCTCGCGGAGCGGCTCGCCGAAGCGACGCTCGCGCAGCGCCGCGCGACGCTGGCCCAGGCCAAGCGCGAATACGCGCGCAACCTGCAGCTCGGCAACCTCGTCGCGAGCGAGCAGGTCGAGGAAAGCCGCACGCGCGTCGAACAGGGCGAAGCGGCCGTCGCCGACGCACAGGTGTCGCTCGACACCGCGAAGCTGAACCTGCAGCGCACGACCATCGTGAGCCCCGTCGACGGCTACCTGAACGATCGCGCGCCGCGCGTCGGCGAATACGTGCCGGCCGGCCGCGCGGTGCTGTCGGTGGTCGACCGGAATTCGTTCCGCGTCGACGGCTACTTCGAGGAAACCAAGCTGCGCGGCATCCACATCGGCCAGCCCGTCGACATCATCGTGATGGGCGAGCCGCATGCGCTGCGCGGCCACGTGCAGAGCATCGTCGCGGCGATCGAGGATCGCGACCGCACGCAGGGGTCGAACCTGCTGCCGAACGTGAACCCGGCATTCAGCTGGGTGCGGCTCGCGCAGCGCGTGCCGGTGCGCGTGATGCTCGACGAGGTGCCCGACGATTTCCGGATGATCGCGGGCCGCACCGCGACGGTCGCGATGCGCGCGCCCGACAAGCGCCGCAACGATGGCGCGAAGCCGGCCGCCGGCGCGTCGACGGCATCGGGCACGGCCGCGAGCGCAGCGGGGGCGTCGCAATGA
- a CDS encoding efflux transporter outer membrane subunit: MKRHGLRVAAALAPLALALGACKSVGPDYKLPQQAYVNAPLANHALDDANGTLVSHDAVPGSWWQLYDDPVLDDLVRSALKSNTDLRVAAANLARSRAALQVASEQGGFSGSAEAAVQRAQESAEQYLLENKLPVVNEGVVGVNVSYELDLFGKLRRGVEAARADSEAVKAAGDLARITVVADVVRAYVESCSAGEELAIAKESVALQKQRVTLSQRLRDAGRGNQTDVTRGVTQVRTLIADIPRFEGRRKVAQYQLAALLARAPADLPKAVVECERLPRLRQPIPIGDGAALLRRRPDVRAAERQLAAATARIGVATAALYPSISIGASAGSVGVAADLFSSTTNRWSFGPLISWSFPVNGQRARVREAEAATGGALAHFDGVVLNALRETQSSLATYAADVQRADALHTAYESARKSADETHRLYLAGRESYLADLDATRTLTGVHAQVAAAEGQVAADQVRLFLALGGGWEGDTAAAASQQTQTAGGAGAAAGNAGSGASQ, encoded by the coding sequence ATGAAACGGCACGGACTTCGCGTCGCGGCGGCGCTCGCGCCGCTGGCGCTCGCACTCGGCGCGTGCAAGTCGGTCGGCCCCGACTATAAGCTGCCGCAACAGGCTTACGTCAACGCGCCGCTCGCCAATCATGCGCTCGACGACGCAAACGGCACGCTCGTGTCGCACGACGCCGTACCCGGCAGCTGGTGGCAGCTCTACGACGATCCCGTGCTCGACGATCTGGTCCGCAGCGCGCTGAAATCGAACACCGACCTGCGCGTCGCGGCGGCGAACCTCGCGCGTTCGCGCGCGGCGCTCCAGGTCGCGAGCGAACAGGGCGGCTTCTCCGGCAGCGCGGAAGCGGCCGTGCAGCGCGCGCAGGAATCGGCCGAGCAATACCTGCTGGAAAACAAGCTGCCGGTCGTCAACGAAGGCGTGGTCGGCGTCAACGTGTCGTACGAGCTCGACCTGTTCGGCAAGCTGCGGCGCGGCGTCGAAGCCGCGCGCGCGGACAGCGAGGCCGTCAAGGCGGCCGGCGACCTGGCGCGCATCACGGTCGTCGCCGACGTCGTGCGCGCGTATGTCGAATCGTGCTCGGCCGGCGAAGAACTCGCGATCGCGAAGGAGTCCGTCGCGCTCCAGAAGCAGCGTGTCACGCTGTCGCAGCGCCTGCGCGACGCAGGGCGCGGCAACCAGACCGATGTGACGCGCGGCGTGACGCAGGTGCGCACGCTCATTGCCGACATCCCGCGCTTCGAAGGCCGCCGCAAGGTCGCGCAATACCAGCTCGCCGCGCTGCTCGCGCGTGCGCCGGCCGACCTGCCGAAGGCGGTCGTCGAATGCGAACGGCTGCCGCGGCTGCGCCAGCCGATTCCGATCGGCGACGGCGCCGCGCTGCTGCGCCGCCGCCCCGACGTACGCGCCGCCGAGCGGCAGCTCGCCGCGGCGACCGCGCGGATCGGCGTCGCGACCGCCGCGCTGTACCCGTCGATCAGCATCGGCGCGTCGGCCGGCTCGGTCGGCGTCGCCGCCGACCTGTTCTCGTCCACCACGAACCGCTGGTCGTTCGGACCGCTGATCAGCTGGTCGTTCCCCGTCAACGGTCAACGCGCCCGCGTGCGCGAAGCCGAGGCCGCGACGGGCGGCGCGCTCGCGCACTTCGACGGCGTCGTGCTGAACGCGCTGCGCGAAACGCAGTCGAGCCTCGCGACCTATGCGGCCGACGTGCAGCGCGCGGATGCGCTGCACACGGCCTACGAATCGGCGCGCAAATCCGCCGACGAAACGCACCGTCTCTACCTCGCGGGTCGCGAGTCGTATCTCGCTGATCTCGACGCGACGCGCACGCTGACCGGCGTGCATGCGCAGGTGGCGGCGGCCGAAGGACAGGTCGCGGCCGACCAGGTGCGGCTGTTCCTCGCGCTCGGCGGCGGCTGGGAAGGCGACACGGCAGCCGCTGCGTCGCAACAGACGCAGACGGCTGGCGGGGCTGGCGCAGCGGCCGGCAACGCGGGCAGCGGCGCGAGCCAGTAA
- a CDS encoding TOBE domain-containing protein, which produces MRTSARNHFTGQINAVKPGAVNDEITLRTQDGLDIVAVITHGSAASLGLAAGTKAFALVKASSVIVMVDVDSSKVSARNCIAGTVASVAKGAVNSEVAIRAAGGTEIIAIVTNDSVERLGLASGSAATAIFKASSVIVGVE; this is translated from the coding sequence ATGCGAACCAGCGCCCGCAACCATTTCACAGGTCAGATCAACGCCGTCAAACCCGGCGCCGTCAACGACGAGATCACGCTGCGCACGCAGGACGGCCTCGACATCGTCGCCGTGATCACGCACGGCAGCGCCGCGTCGCTGGGCCTGGCCGCCGGCACGAAAGCGTTCGCGCTCGTGAAGGCGTCGTCGGTCATCGTGATGGTCGACGTCGACAGCAGCAAGGTGTCGGCGCGCAACTGCATCGCGGGCACCGTGGCCTCGGTCGCGAAGGGCGCCGTCAACTCGGAAGTCGCGATCAGGGCCGCCGGCGGGACCGAAATCATCGCGATCGTCACCAACGACAGCGTCGAACGCCTCGGGCTCGCAAGCGGCAGCGCCGCGACCGCGATCTTCAAGGCGTCGAGCGTGATCGTCGGCGTCGAGTAA
- a CDS encoding nitrogen fixation protein NifQ, with the protein MTHTPDCAGSRDEPTRRTLLAGAADAADCDARLFSALVAARACRDELALLGLSRQQLAGLLARHFPRLSSNDAAAFVSPCCVPVLPPAHSSFVTALHALLMRDANPAVAAADADCIASIVAHACLRPDHLWRDLGLDGRDAVSAMLERYFPALAARNVANLRWKKFLAQQTAMSLGVPAGPAPGCPGCEDYGFCFPAQQRA; encoded by the coding sequence ATGACGCATACGCCCGATTGCGCCGGGTCGCGCGATGAACCGACGCGACGGACGCTGCTGGCCGGCGCGGCCGATGCGGCGGATTGCGATGCACGTCTGTTCAGCGCGCTCGTCGCGGCACGCGCGTGTCGCGACGAACTCGCGCTGCTGGGCTTGTCCCGCCAACAGCTGGCAGGTCTGCTTGCACGGCATTTTCCGCGTCTGTCGTCCAACGATGCCGCGGCATTCGTGTCGCCTTGCTGCGTTCCCGTTCTGCCGCCCGCGCATTCAAGTTTCGTCACGGCACTGCACGCGCTGCTGATGCGCGACGCCAATCCGGCGGTTGCGGCAGCCGACGCCGACTGCATCGCCTCGATCGTCGCGCATGCCTGTCTGCGGCCCGATCATCTGTGGCGCGACCTCGGTCTCGACGGACGCGACGCGGTGTCGGCAATGCTCGAGCGCTATTTCCCCGCGCTCGCCGCGCGCAATGTCGCCAACCTGCGCTGGAAGAAATTCCTTGCGCAGCAGACGGCGATGTCGCTCGGCGTTCCAGCCGGGCCCGCACCCGGCTGTCCCGGCTGCGAGGACTACGGTTTCTGTTTTCCGGCGCAGCAAAGGGCGTGA
- a CDS encoding ProQ/FinO family protein: MGFEQLAELRAQLAAKAKQERNAKRPATRPEAGAKPSSGDRPARGAKSGVASKAAPGAKPAAAKPSKPSAPVDPVIVAIGKLQRRFPRAFPKNPAPKVPLKVGIWDDLAREAQAVGLSEAELRDAMTTWCRGNRYWSCLVEDAVRVDLQGNEAGRVTRDDAARARRLKARRPGKGAQSAKGAPQQQQPKADAPQPEASAVPQPENVDAQQADAATQAEQPQTTANE; this comes from the coding sequence ATGGGTTTTGAACAACTTGCCGAATTGCGGGCGCAGCTCGCAGCCAAGGCCAAGCAGGAGCGGAACGCGAAGCGGCCGGCGACCCGCCCGGAGGCCGGCGCGAAGCCGTCGTCCGGCGATCGGCCGGCCCGCGGGGCCAAATCGGGCGTCGCGTCCAAAGCCGCACCGGGTGCGAAGCCCGCGGCGGCAAAGCCGTCGAAGCCATCGGCGCCGGTCGATCCGGTCATCGTCGCGATCGGCAAACTGCAGCGGCGTTTTCCGCGCGCATTCCCGAAGAATCCGGCCCCGAAAGTGCCGCTGAAGGTCGGCATCTGGGACGATCTCGCGCGTGAGGCACAGGCCGTGGGCCTGAGCGAAGCCGAGCTGCGCGATGCGATGACGACGTGGTGTCGCGGCAACCGCTACTGGTCGTGCCTCGTCGAAGACGCGGTGCGGGTCGATCTGCAGGGCAACGAAGCAGGTCGCGTGACGCGCGACGATGCGGCGCGTGCGCGGCGGTTGAAGGCGCGTCGCCCGGGCAAGGGTGCGCAGTCGGCGAAGGGCGCGCCGCAACAGCAGCAGCCGAAGGCCGATGCGCCGCAGCCGGAAGCGTCTGCCGTGCCGCAACCGGAAAACGTGGACGCGCAGCAGGCCGACGCGGCGACGCAGGCCGAGCAGCCGCAAACGACCGCAAACGAGTAA
- a CDS encoding DUF2889 domain-containing protein — protein sequence MVPRHDISHDGITREEIHHRQIDMRGYRRSDGLFEVAACLTDRKTYDFTPPGDARMVPAQSPIHDLGVTLVFDEDMIVRAVSTFIKAHPYAECPGGGDTLQALVGLRIGAGWNSEIRKRLPSCDTCTHLKEILTPVATVAYQTMVGIRPSSLNLRDGEGKPVKIDSCYAYGASRDLVKRLWPEYHRPAASTDAD from the coding sequence ATGGTTCCCCGACACGACATCTCGCACGACGGCATCACGCGCGAGGAAATCCATCATCGGCAAATCGACATGCGCGGCTATCGGCGCAGCGACGGGCTGTTCGAAGTCGCGGCCTGTCTCACCGACCGCAAGACGTATGATTTCACGCCGCCGGGCGACGCCCGGATGGTTCCGGCGCAGTCGCCGATTCACGATCTCGGCGTCACGCTGGTCTTCGACGAGGACATGATCGTTCGCGCGGTTTCCACGTTCATCAAGGCGCACCCGTATGCGGAGTGTCCGGGCGGCGGCGATACGCTGCAGGCGCTCGTCGGGCTGCGCATCGGCGCCGGCTGGAACAGCGAGATCCGCAAGCGCCTGCCGTCGTGCGATACCTGTACGCATCTGAAGGAGATCCTCACGCCGGTTGCGACGGTGGCGTATCAGACGATGGTCGGAATCCGTCCGTCGTCGCTGAACCTGCGCGACGGCGAAGGAAAGCCGGTCAAGATCGACAGTTGCTATGCCTATGGCGCTTCGCGCGATCTCGTGAAGCGTCTGTGGCCGGAGTATCACCGGCCGGCCGCGTCGACGGACGCCGACTGA
- a CDS encoding flavodoxin family protein — MKTLLIVYHTMTGGTRQMAEAAAAAAREQSGIDVRLQRADETTADHVLTADAYLFATPENLAAMSGVMKDFFDRCYYAALDRVNGRPYAVMICAGSDGQNALRQIDRIATGWRLRNVAPGLIVCTHAQTPERILAPKTIGEDELARCAELGAGIAAGLALGVF, encoded by the coding sequence ATGAAAACGCTGCTGATCGTCTATCACACGATGACCGGAGGTACGCGGCAGATGGCCGAGGCTGCCGCTGCCGCCGCGCGCGAGCAGTCCGGCATCGACGTCAGGCTGCAGCGAGCGGACGAGACGACCGCCGACCACGTGCTGACGGCCGACGCTTATCTGTTTGCGACGCCGGAAAACCTCGCCGCGATGTCGGGGGTGATGAAGGATTTCTTCGATCGCTGCTACTACGCCGCGCTCGATCGCGTGAACGGTCGTCCGTATGCGGTGATGATCTGCGCGGGCAGTGACGGACAGAACGCGCTGCGTCAGATCGATCGCATCGCGACCGGATGGCGGCTCAGGAACGTGGCGCCCGGCCTGATCGTCTGCACGCATGCGCAGACGCCCGAACGCATTCTCGCGCCCAAGACGATCGGCGAAGACGAGCTTGCGCGTTGCGCCGAGCTCGGCGCGGGGATCGCAGCAGGTCTCGCGCTCGGCGTTTTCTGA
- a CDS encoding TetR/AcrR family transcriptional regulator: MDTSTPPQRLTDRKRTAIVEAAIEEFLAAGYDATSMDRIAARAGVSKRTIYNHFLGKETLFAAILHKLWDASQTGGATAYRDELPLRGQLLALLNRKLQLLNDGAFLALARVAIGAAIHSPERAREMVERLGEREEDLTVWIRTAASAGRLSISDPVFAAQQLHGMVKAFAFWPQLTMGQPPLGEPEQRKVAESAADMFLACYACPDADVAADAARE, translated from the coding sequence ATGGATACGAGCACTCCCCCTCAGCGCCTGACTGACCGAAAGCGCACGGCCATTGTCGAGGCCGCGATCGAGGAATTTCTGGCAGCAGGTTACGACGCGACCAGCATGGACCGCATCGCCGCGCGCGCCGGCGTGTCGAAGCGCACGATCTACAATCATTTTCTGGGCAAGGAAACGTTGTTCGCCGCGATCCTCCACAAGCTGTGGGACGCCAGCCAGACGGGCGGGGCGACTGCGTACCGCGACGAGCTGCCGCTGCGCGGCCAACTGCTGGCGTTGCTGAATCGCAAACTGCAGCTGTTGAACGACGGAGCGTTTCTGGCGCTCGCGCGCGTCGCAATCGGGGCCGCGATCCATTCCCCGGAGCGCGCGAGAGAGATGGTCGAGCGCCTCGGCGAACGAGAGGAAGACTTGACGGTATGGATCCGCACCGCGGCATCGGCGGGGCGCCTTTCGATCAGCGATCCGGTCTTTGCCGCCCAGCAATTGCACGGCATGGTGAAGGCGTTTGCATTCTGGCCGCAACTGACGATGGGACAGCCGCCGCTCGGCGAGCCGGAGCAGCGGAAAGTCGCAGAATCCGCCGCGGACATGTTTCTCGCATGCTACGCATGTCCCGATGCCGACGTTGCGGCCGACGCCGCACGCGAATGA
- a CDS encoding MBL fold metallo-hydrolase has protein sequence MASPLVFIHRVLGLTAARRGRTQHADGSPQHDGERFSNVAPRPVEGLGKMLGIAWNMLLNKPRDTVPAGVLPVDALTREQLDAAPDRSLYRLGHSTLLLKLRGEFWLTDPVFAERASPFRHFGPKRFHPPPIALDDLPPLRGVILSHDHYDHLDRDTVLALAATTGVFVTTLGVGDRLIEWGIDAQKVRQLDWWQSIDVDGLTLTATPAQHFSGRSLFDGNSTLWASWVIVDDDLRMFFSGDTGYFDGFKKIGEQFGPFDVTFIETGAYDAQWPYVHMQPEETVQAHIDLRGRRLMPIHNGTFDLAMHRWQEPFERVTALALMRGVALSTPRMGERLDLNQPYRGEPWWRTAEAPAKAPTTKSRRWQLCASQTTK, from the coding sequence ATGGCATCGCCTCTGGTTTTCATTCACCGTGTTCTGGGCCTGACGGCTGCCAGGCGCGGCCGCACGCAGCACGCCGACGGTTCGCCGCAGCATGACGGCGAGCGCTTCAGCAATGTCGCGCCGCGCCCTGTCGAAGGTCTCGGCAAGATGCTGGGCATCGCGTGGAACATGCTTCTCAACAAACCGCGCGACACGGTGCCCGCCGGTGTACTGCCGGTCGATGCGCTGACGCGAGAGCAACTCGATGCTGCACCCGACCGCAGCCTGTACCGGCTCGGGCATTCGACGCTGCTGCTGAAGTTGCGCGGCGAGTTCTGGCTGACCGATCCGGTTTTCGCCGAGCGTGCGTCGCCCTTTCGGCATTTCGGTCCGAAGCGATTCCATCCGCCGCCGATTGCGCTCGACGATCTGCCGCCGCTGCGCGGCGTGATCCTGTCGCACGATCACTACGACCATCTGGACCGCGACACCGTGCTCGCGCTCGCCGCCACGACCGGTGTGTTTGTCACGACGCTGGGCGTTGGCGACCGCCTGATCGAATGGGGCATCGATGCGCAGAAGGTGCGCCAGCTCGACTGGTGGCAAAGCATCGATGTGGACGGGCTGACGCTGACGGCAACACCGGCGCAGCATTTCTCCGGACGAAGCCTGTTCGACGGCAACAGTACGCTGTGGGCGTCGTGGGTCATCGTCGACGACGACCTGCGCATGTTCTTCAGCGGCGACACCGGCTACTTCGACGGCTTCAAGAAGATCGGTGAGCAATTCGGTCCGTTCGACGTGACGTTCATCGAAACGGGCGCCTACGATGCGCAGTGGCCGTACGTGCACATGCAGCCGGAAGAAACCGTGCAGGCCCATATCGATTTGCGCGGGCGCCGGTTGATGCCGATTCACAACGGCACGTTCGATCTGGCGATGCATCGCTGGCAGGAGCCGTTCGAACGCGTAACGGCGCTGGCGCTGATGCGCGGCGTCGCGCTGTCGACGCCGCGTATGGGTGAACGCCTCGATCTGAACCAGCCGTATCGCGGAGAGCCGTGGTGGCGCACCGCCGAGGCGCCCGCGAAAGCGCCGACGACGAAATCGCGCCGGTGGCAGCTGTGCGCGTCGCAGACGACGAAGTAG
- a CDS encoding ParA family protein — translation MAFKIAVSNQKGGTGKTTISVNIAAAFEAGGNKVALIDADPQGTSVRWVTSGENTLPMTVLSLAPAGRGIGGEIKKQDANFDVIVVDCPGNLEDPRIASVLEVADFCLVPLSPSPADLYSTVAMIRMIESMRAVRNPNLSSALMLNSVNGKTKMREEILKILMAEEIGEHLLDSQIAQREVYRQTFALGTTIHHHNRYLKGLKEARAEIEKLVTEMAQYIASTRATGTAHG, via the coding sequence ATGGCTTTCAAGATCGCCGTTAGTAATCAAAAAGGTGGTACTGGAAAGACAACCATCTCCGTCAACATCGCCGCTGCCTTCGAAGCCGGCGGCAACAAGGTCGCATTGATCGATGCCGACCCCCAGGGCACTTCCGTCAGATGGGTCACCAGCGGCGAGAACACACTGCCGATGACCGTCCTTTCGTTGGCGCCTGCCGGGCGCGGTATCGGCGGCGAGATCAAAAAGCAGGACGCAAACTTCGACGTCATCGTGGTCGACTGCCCGGGCAACCTCGAAGACCCGCGTATCGCTTCCGTGCTCGAAGTCGCGGATTTCTGCCTCGTGCCGCTGTCGCCATCGCCGGCCGACCTGTACAGCACCGTCGCCATGATTCGCATGATCGAATCGATGCGAGCCGTTCGTAACCCAAATCTTTCTTCCGCCTTGATGCTCAATAGCGTCAATGGAAAAACTAAAATGCGTGAAGAAATTTTAAAAATTCTAATGGCAGAAGAAATAGGGGAGCATCTGCTCGACAGCCAGATCGCGCAGCGCGAGGTCTATCGTCAGACGTTCGCGCTCGGCACCACGATCCATCACCACAATCGATATCTGAAGGGCCTGAAGGAGGCCCGCGCGGAAATCGAAAAGCTGGTCACGGAAATGGCCCAATACATCGCGTCGACGCGCGCTACCGGAACCGCACATGGCTAA